From a single Coriobacteriia bacterium genomic region:
- a CDS encoding exodeoxyribonuclease VII small subunit, with protein sequence MSSEGQSFSEVVGRLDEIVEAVRSKDASLERSLDLLDEAIALGSRAIELVDAADVSPEELAQADAAPADAAQVADGPTPAPATGTPGDTHTGSDAIS encoded by the coding sequence ATGAGTAGCGAGGGACAGTCGTTCAGCGAGGTCGTGGGCCGTCTCGACGAGATCGTCGAGGCAGTGCGCAGCAAGGATGCCTCGCTCGAGCGCAGTCTCGACCTGCTTGACGAGGCCATAGCCCTCGGGTCGCGCGCAATAGAGCTCGTCGACGCGGCAGACGTCTCTCCCGAGGAGCTGGCGCAGGCTGACGCCGCTCCTGCTGACGCCGCACAGGTCGCCGACGGCCCGACCCCGGCCCCCGCGACGGGGACGCCCGGTGATACGCACACGGGGTCGGACGCTATCAGCTAG
- the nusB gene encoding transcription antitermination factor NusB, with protein MSSILVGRTRARSQAIQLLFQAEIQAVDVFDLLASGQYVLEDGPLDEYGEQLARGVARTRLSIDRLIAGVSQNWNLSRMPLVDRTIMSVAVHEIFDEDEVPTSVAISEAVEISKVYGTDDSSSFVNGVLGRVARLADEHPDLGLAQIAKLVAPVEEAPAAPETADEAPLEGDAAPEAAQADVPAEKGAHADE; from the coding sequence GTGTCAAGCATTCTCGTGGGGCGCACCCGTGCCCGTAGTCAGGCCATCCAGCTGCTGTTCCAGGCCGAGATCCAGGCGGTCGACGTGTTTGATCTGCTTGCCAGCGGCCAGTACGTGTTGGAAGACGGCCCGCTCGACGAGTATGGCGAGCAGCTGGCGCGCGGCGTCGCCCGCACGAGGCTGTCCATCGACCGCCTCATCGCCGGCGTGTCGCAGAACTGGAACCTGTCGCGCATGCCGCTCGTCGACCGCACCATCATGAGCGTCGCAGTCCACGAGATATTTGACGAGGACGAGGTGCCGACCTCCGTCGCCATCTCCGAGGCTGTCGAGATCTCGAAGGTGTACGGCACGGATGACTCCTCCTCGTTCGTGAACGGCGTGCTCGGCCGCGTCGCCCGCCTCGCAGACGAGCACCCTGACCTCGGCCTGGCGCAGATCGCTAAGCTCGTCGCCCCCGTCGAGGAGGCGCCTGCTGCCCCGGAGACGGCCGATGAGGCGCCGCTCGAGGGCGACGCCGCTCCCGAGGCCGCGCAGGCCGATGTGCCTGCCGAGAAGGGTGCGCATGCCGATGAGTAG
- a CDS encoding Asp23/Gls24 family envelope stress response protein — MDTEIELEGLSISTRVFDSVVRIAAEKVDGVAYVGIPAGVNSMLTSFLSEKRPLQVPAVGVRRVDGELQVAVHVTAFFGYPFRALADDVRTAVSEAVSGLVGIDVSSVDVFIDALVFPKE, encoded by the coding sequence ATGGATACCGAGATCGAGCTCGAGGGGCTGAGCATCTCGACGCGCGTGTTCGACTCCGTCGTTCGCATCGCCGCCGAGAAAGTCGACGGGGTCGCCTACGTCGGCATCCCTGCGGGCGTGAACTCCATGCTCACGTCGTTCCTCTCTGAGAAGCGCCCGCTGCAGGTGCCCGCTGTCGGCGTGCGCCGTGTCGATGGGGAGCTGCAGGTCGCCGTGCACGTGACGGCGTTTTTCGGCTATCCTTTCCGGGCCCTGGCCGACGACGTCCGTACGGCGGTCTCGGAGGCCGTCTCCGGTCTTGTCGGCATCGACGTCAGCTCGGTCGATGTGTTCATCGACGCCCTCGTCTTTCCGAAGGAGTAG
- the accC gene encoding acetyl-CoA carboxylase biotin carboxylase subunit — protein MFSRVLVANRGEVALRVVRALRELGVTSVVAYSQADKDTRAVQEADECVCIGPAPSAQSYLSIPAIIGAANSRHCEAVHPGYGFLSENADFARACAENDVVFIGPSAEVIDRMGEKSNAKQTMRAAGVPCVPGSDGEVRTVEDARRVCDEIGFPVLIKASAGGGGKGMRECFSADELEHAFTAAKSEAEVAFGNGEVYIERLVRRPRHVEVQVLADTHGNAIALCERDCSVQRRHQKLIEEAPSPALSPELRQRMCDAAVAAVREVGYVNAGTIEFLLDQDGSFYFMEMNTRIQVEHPVTEQITLTDLVKEQIRIAAGEPMSIADRAPFSPIGHAFEFRINAEDPEHGFRPCPGTITRLVLPGGPGVRVDTHAYQGYKVPPTYDSLVAKVIVWGRDRAEALARADRALAEMVVEGIKTTIPFHRAAIAQEAFRAGEVYTDFIPEHLPEFLK, from the coding sequence ATGTTCTCCCGCGTGCTCGTTGCCAACCGAGGCGAGGTGGCTCTGCGTGTCGTGCGCGCCCTGCGCGAGCTGGGCGTCACGTCCGTCGTGGCATACTCCCAGGCCGATAAGGACACGCGCGCCGTACAGGAGGCCGACGAGTGCGTCTGCATCGGCCCGGCCCCCAGCGCCCAGAGCTACCTGTCCATCCCGGCCATTATCGGCGCCGCCAACTCGCGCCACTGCGAGGCCGTCCACCCCGGCTATGGCTTCCTGTCGGAGAACGCCGACTTCGCGCGGGCCTGCGCCGAGAACGACGTTGTGTTCATCGGCCCGTCCGCCGAGGTCATCGACCGCATGGGCGAGAAGTCCAACGCGAAGCAGACCATGCGTGCTGCCGGGGTTCCCTGCGTTCCTGGCAGCGACGGCGAGGTTCGCACCGTCGAGGACGCCCGCCGCGTCTGCGACGAGATCGGCTTCCCCGTGCTCATCAAGGCGTCGGCTGGCGGTGGCGGCAAGGGCATGCGCGAGTGCTTCTCAGCCGACGAGCTCGAGCACGCGTTCACGGCCGCAAAGAGCGAGGCTGAAGTCGCGTTCGGCAACGGCGAGGTCTACATCGAACGTCTTGTGCGCCGCCCGCGTCACGTCGAGGTGCAGGTGCTCGCCGATACGCACGGCAACGCCATCGCCCTGTGCGAGCGCGACTGCTCCGTGCAGCGCCGCCACCAGAAGCTCATCGAGGAGGCCCCGAGCCCCGCGCTGAGCCCCGAGCTGCGCCAGCGCATGTGCGACGCCGCCGTCGCCGCCGTGCGCGAGGTGGGCTACGTCAACGCCGGCACGATCGAGTTCCTGCTCGACCAGGACGGCAGCTTCTACTTCATGGAGATGAACACCCGCATCCAGGTGGAGCATCCCGTCACGGAGCAGATCACGCTGACGGACCTCGTCAAGGAGCAGATCCGCATTGCCGCCGGCGAGCCGATGTCCATCGCCGACCGCGCTCCGTTCTCGCCCATCGGGCACGCGTTTGAGTTCCGCATCAACGCTGAGGACCCCGAGCACGGCTTCCGCCCCTGCCCGGGCACCATCACGCGGCTCGTGCTGCCCGGTGGCCCTGGCGTGCGCGTCGACACGCACGCCTACCAGGGCTACAAGGTGCCGCCGACGTACGACTCTCTCGTTGCGAAGGTCATCGTCTGGGGTCGCGACCGCGCAGAGGCGCTCGCCCGCGCTGATCGCGCGCTTGCGGAGATGGTCGTCGAGGGCATCAAGACGACGATCCCGTTCCATCGCGCCGCCATTGCCCAGGAGGCCTTCCGCGCGGGCGAGGTGTACACTGACTTCATCCCCGAACACCTGCCCGAGTTCCTGAAGTAG
- the accB gene encoding acetyl-CoA carboxylase biotin carboxyl carrier protein has protein sequence MKPLHIMDTTIRDGQQSLWATRMTIGDMLPILPKMDQVGYWAIEAWGGATFDTCLRFLDENPWERLRAIKKHCPQTPLSMLLRGQNLVGYHLYSTDIVNRFIAAAHRNGVDVFRVFDALNDIRNVEDCAAAIKACGGHFEGAISYTVSPVHTLDSYIDYAVALKNLGADSICVKDMAGLLTPYRAARITTALREATDLPIHLHCHYVGGMAPANYIKGTEAGAAIVDTASAPLAFGNSQPAVEMIVAAFKESGYDTGIDLDLLFEIANYWEEVRKRSHYKRGISTLIHMQVYKHQIPGGMMSNLMSQLEIQHASDRLQDVVEEIPRVRAEVGFPPLVTPMSQIVGTQAVFNVLTGKRWSVVSAEMKDYLCGKYGKAPGPVDPDVLAKVVGDADRLPANVAPGSLVTDSFDQAAAEIGSLAKSEEDVLMYALFPNEARAYLSKHRTADKVEFLYEGESSHTKEEDYVDINQIRELIRAVEDSGVGEITIKEAGSEVTIRKPGVAGAPAATAPVVAAAPAAAPVAVPAAAPAGDRPASWVAVKSPMVGTYYAAPAPDKPAFVKVGDEVMAGSTLCIVEAMKLMNEITAESMCVVREVCCENAQAVEFDQPLFYVEPVESNAAAEKPGMTKQGA, from the coding sequence ATGAAGCCGCTGCACATTATGGACACCACCATCAGGGACGGTCAGCAGTCCCTGTGGGCAACGCGCATGACCATCGGCGACATGCTGCCCATCCTGCCGAAGATGGACCAGGTCGGCTACTGGGCCATCGAGGCGTGGGGCGGCGCGACGTTCGACACCTGTCTGCGCTTCCTCGACGAGAACCCGTGGGAGCGCCTGCGCGCCATCAAGAAGCACTGCCCGCAGACGCCGCTGTCCATGCTGCTGCGCGGCCAGAACCTCGTCGGCTACCACCTGTACTCCACCGACATCGTCAACCGCTTCATCGCGGCGGCGCACCGCAACGGCGTCGACGTGTTCCGCGTGTTCGACGCGCTCAACGACATTCGCAACGTCGAGGACTGCGCGGCGGCCATCAAGGCATGCGGCGGTCACTTCGAGGGCGCCATCAGCTACACGGTGAGCCCCGTCCACACGCTTGACAGCTACATCGACTACGCCGTCGCGCTCAAGAACCTCGGCGCCGACTCCATCTGCGTCAAGGACATGGCGGGCCTGCTGACGCCCTATCGCGCCGCGCGCATCACGACGGCGCTGCGCGAGGCGACGGACCTGCCCATCCACCTGCACTGCCACTACGTCGGCGGCATGGCGCCCGCCAACTACATCAAGGGCACGGAGGCTGGCGCCGCCATCGTCGACACGGCGAGCGCGCCTCTGGCCTTTGGCAACTCCCAGCCCGCCGTCGAGATGATCGTCGCTGCGTTCAAGGAGAGCGGCTACGACACGGGCATCGACCTCGACCTGCTCTTCGAGATCGCCAACTACTGGGAAGAGGTCCGCAAGCGCAGCCACTACAAGCGCGGCATCTCGACCCTCATCCACATGCAGGTGTACAAGCACCAGATCCCGGGCGGCATGATGAGCAACCTCATGAGCCAGCTCGAGATCCAGCACGCCTCCGACCGCCTGCAGGACGTCGTCGAGGAGATCCCGCGCGTGCGCGCTGAGGTAGGCTTCCCACCGCTCGTGACGCCCATGAGCCAGATCGTGGGCACGCAGGCCGTGTTCAACGTGCTGACGGGCAAGCGCTGGAGCGTCGTGTCCGCCGAGATGAAGGACTACCTCTGCGGCAAGTACGGCAAGGCGCCCGGCCCCGTCGACCCCGACGTGCTCGCCAAGGTCGTGGGCGACGCCGACCGCCTGCCCGCGAACGTGGCGCCCGGCTCGCTCGTGACGGACTCGTTCGACCAGGCCGCTGCCGAGATCGGCTCGCTGGCCAAGAGCGAGGAGGACGTGCTCATGTACGCCCTGTTCCCCAACGAGGCTCGGGCGTATCTGTCCAAACACCGCACGGCCGACAAAGTCGAGTTCCTGTACGAGGGCGAGAGCAGCCACACGAAAGAGGAGGACTACGTGGACATCAACCAGATTCGCGAGCTCATCCGCGCCGTCGAGGACTCGGGCGTCGGCGAGATCACCATCAAGGAGGCTGGCAGCGAGGTCACGATCCGCAAGCCCGGCGTTGCCGGCGCCCCCGCGGCCACTGCGCCCGTCGTGGCAGCCGCTCCTGCTGCGGCTCCGGTCGCTGTCCCGGCTGCGGCGCCCGCCGGCGATCGCCCTGCGTCGTGGGTGGCCGTCAAGAGCCCGATGGTCGGCACGTACTACGCCGCCCCGGCGCCTGACAAGCCTGCGTTCGTCAAGGTGGGCGACGAGGTCATGGCGGGCAGCACGCTGTGCATCGTCGAGGCCATGAAGCTCATGAACGAGATCACGGCCGAGTCCATGTGCGTCGTGCGCGAGGTCTGCTGCGAGAATGCCCAGGCTGTCGAGTTCGACCAGCCGCTGTTCTACGTCGAGCCCGTTGAGTCCAACGCCGCCGCCGAGAAGCCCGGCATGACGAAGCAGGGGGCCTAG
- a CDS encoding glycosyltransferase family 2 protein: MRPKVSVIMPVYKVEAYVGRAIESVLAQTLGNFEFLIVDDGSPDRSGEICDEYAARDARISVIHRSNGGAPSARNEAMDKARGEYLYFLDADDWAEPNMLEEMYALGSAHDLQLVIAGFYIDTYAGDDPTNFLRQILHVPSQVFESQRQFREQAWRLFDVNQFYSPWNKLYRRDYIEANGLRFPQTFWDDFPFVLSVIRDVERVGVMEQAYYHFIRAREESETTRYRKGMYEKREEEHRWMLDLYEHWDVHDDDSREMIMRRYSERLVGCVENVTCPDSGLTRRQMREQVRAIISTPHAIEAARLTRPRSTAVRWLLWPIRMQHPWVAYVEGRFISFVKRNFSLVFARLKAARYGNGEGAVRPS, from the coding sequence ATGCGCCCCAAGGTGAGCGTCATCATGCCGGTCTACAAGGTCGAGGCCTACGTTGGACGCGCCATCGAAAGCGTGCTCGCGCAGACGTTGGGCAACTTCGAGTTCCTCATCGTCGACGACGGCTCGCCGGATCGCTCGGGTGAGATCTGCGACGAGTACGCTGCCCGCGACGCGCGCATCAGCGTCATCCACCGTTCCAACGGGGGCGCTCCCTCTGCGCGCAACGAGGCCATGGACAAGGCGCGCGGCGAGTACCTGTACTTCCTCGACGCCGACGACTGGGCCGAGCCGAACATGCTCGAAGAGATGTACGCGCTGGGCAGTGCCCACGATCTGCAGCTCGTCATCGCCGGCTTCTACATCGACACCTATGCGGGCGACGATCCCACGAACTTCCTGCGCCAGATCCTGCACGTGCCCTCGCAGGTGTTCGAGAGCCAGCGACAGTTCCGCGAGCAGGCGTGGCGCCTGTTCGACGTCAACCAGTTCTACTCGCCGTGGAACAAGCTGTACCGTCGCGACTACATCGAGGCCAACGGCCTGCGCTTCCCGCAGACGTTCTGGGATGACTTCCCGTTCGTGCTGTCCGTCATCCGCGACGTCGAGCGCGTCGGCGTCATGGAGCAGGCGTACTACCACTTCATCCGGGCGCGCGAGGAGAGCGAGACGACGCGCTACCGCAAGGGCATGTACGAGAAGCGCGAGGAGGAGCACCGCTGGATGCTCGACCTCTACGAGCACTGGGACGTCCACGACGATGACAGCCGCGAGATGATCATGCGCCGCTACTCCGAGCGCCTCGTCGGCTGCGTCGAGAACGTCACGTGCCCCGACTCGGGCCTGACGCGCCGGCAGATGCGCGAGCAGGTGCGTGCCATCATCTCGACGCCGCACGCCATAGAGGCTGCCCGGCTCACGCGCCCGCGCAGCACGGCGGTGCGCTGGCTGCTGTGGCCCATCCGCATGCAGCACCCCTGGGTTGCATATGTCGAGGGGCGCTTCATATCGTTTGTGAAGCGCAATTTCTCGCTCGTGTTCGCCCGCCTCAAGGCGGCGCGCTATGGTAACGGCGAGGGGGCCGTCCGCCCGTCGTAA
- a CDS encoding phenylalanine--tRNA ligase subunit beta produces MKVSYEWLKTMVAVPDDPADLVRAYTRTGTEVEGVETIGANLDHVVTGQILTKEKHPDSDHMWVTTVDVGRANVDADGNPVPLQIVCGAQNFEAGDHNVVALVGAELPGDVHIKKSKLRGVESCGMNCSERELGLGGDHAGIMILPPDAPVGMPIGQYLGTSDTVIECEITPNRGDCESMWGMARETGAVLDEDWTPEVPAIEHEDASNSATDKVAVTIDDPELCQRYVARVVSGVKIAPSPEWLARRVIAAGSRPINNVVDVTNYVMYLTGQPLHAFDLGTLTRGEDGRAHIVVRAAHDGEHITTLDGQDRALTSDMCVITDNGAALVALAGVMGGADTEITDATVDVLLESAAFSSAHTSRTSRNLQLFSEAAMRYERTVDPEGCLRAADIAAALFEQVCGATVCAGAVDAYPAPKAQPTLTLRCERLRAMMGAPITDEFASHALERLGCTVEAGSEPHTLSVVPPSFRPDLPREIDLYEEVVRLWGEGDIEATIPAAKNHAGGLTEEQRLRRRVCETLRACGLNETVSYNFVPDTDLARLRMSEEGRGQAVRLMNPMSADWEVMRRSLLPGLLRSVSYNQHHGQGNVALYETGRLYFGREGKAQPKERAYVAGVLAGSWGEDGWNVRYPQLDFFDAKGVVESLLAAMRVEKVRFKAADAQTHAFAQPGRVAEVLAGGATLGWVGELHPAMLKDWDVEAPVAAFELDLEALLKASHDELPYQDVPTLPAVEMDLALIVDEDVTCERLLQVIGSAGGKQLADARLFDVYRDPKHVGVGKKSMAFALQYRADDHTLTSQEAEELHGRLVTKVCRATGAQVRGE; encoded by the coding sequence ATGAAGGTTTCTTACGAGTGGCTCAAGACGATGGTCGCGGTGCCGGACGACCCGGCCGACCTCGTGCGCGCATATACCCGTACCGGCACGGAGGTCGAGGGCGTCGAGACGATCGGCGCCAACCTCGACCACGTCGTGACGGGCCAGATCCTCACGAAGGAGAAGCACCCCGACTCGGACCACATGTGGGTTACGACCGTGGACGTGGGCCGTGCCAACGTCGATGCGGACGGCAACCCCGTCCCGCTGCAGATAGTGTGCGGCGCTCAGAACTTCGAGGCCGGCGACCACAACGTCGTCGCGCTCGTCGGCGCTGAGCTTCCCGGCGACGTCCACATCAAGAAGAGCAAGCTGCGCGGCGTCGAGTCGTGCGGCATGAACTGCTCGGAGCGTGAGCTGGGTCTGGGCGGCGACCACGCCGGCATCATGATCCTGCCGCCCGACGCGCCCGTCGGCATGCCCATCGGCCAGTACCTCGGCACGTCCGACACGGTCATCGAGTGCGAGATCACGCCGAACCGCGGCGACTGCGAGTCCATGTGGGGCATGGCACGCGAGACGGGCGCCGTGCTCGACGAGGACTGGACGCCCGAGGTGCCGGCCATCGAGCACGAGGACGCCTCCAACTCCGCTACCGACAAGGTCGCCGTGACGATCGACGACCCGGAGCTGTGCCAGCGCTACGTCGCCCGCGTCGTCAGCGGCGTCAAGATCGCCCCGAGCCCTGAGTGGCTCGCCCGCCGCGTCATCGCCGCCGGCTCTCGTCCCATCAACAACGTCGTCGACGTCACGAACTACGTCATGTATCTGACGGGCCAGCCGCTGCACGCCTTCGACCTCGGCACGCTGACTCGCGGTGAGGACGGCCGCGCCCACATTGTCGTGCGCGCCGCCCACGATGGCGAGCACATCACGACGCTCGACGGCCAGGATCGTGCTCTGACGAGCGATATGTGCGTCATCACTGACAATGGCGCCGCGCTCGTCGCCCTCGCCGGCGTCATGGGCGGCGCCGACACGGAGATCACGGACGCGACGGTCGACGTCCTGCTCGAGTCCGCCGCGTTCTCGTCGGCTCACACGTCGCGCACGAGTCGCAACCTGCAGCTGTTCTCCGAGGCTGCTATGCGCTACGAGCGCACGGTCGACCCCGAGGGCTGCCTGCGCGCGGCTGACATCGCCGCCGCCCTGTTCGAGCAGGTGTGCGGTGCCACGGTGTGCGCTGGTGCCGTCGACGCCTATCCCGCGCCCAAGGCCCAGCCGACGCTGACGCTGCGCTGCGAGCGCCTGCGCGCCATGATGGGCGCCCCCATCACCGACGAGTTCGCCTCCCACGCTCTCGAACGCCTCGGCTGCACGGTCGAGGCCGGCTCTGAGCCGCACACGCTCAGCGTTGTTCCGCCGAGCTTCCGTCCCGACCTGCCCCGCGAGATCGACCTGTACGAGGAGGTCGTGCGCCTGTGGGGCGAGGGCGACATCGAGGCCACGATCCCGGCCGCCAAGAACCACGCTGGCGGCCTCACGGAGGAGCAGCGCCTGCGCCGTCGCGTGTGCGAGACGCTGCGCGCCTGCGGCCTCAACGAGACGGTGTCTTATAACTTCGTGCCCGACACGGACCTCGCCCGTCTGCGTATGAGCGAGGAGGGCCGCGGCCAGGCCGTTCGCCTCATGAACCCCATGTCCGCCGACTGGGAGGTCATGCGCCGCTCGCTGCTGCCCGGCCTGCTGCGCAGCGTGTCGTACAACCAGCACCACGGCCAGGGCAACGTCGCGCTCTACGAGACGGGTCGCCTCTACTTCGGACGCGAGGGCAAAGCGCAGCCCAAGGAGCGCGCCTACGTTGCCGGCGTCCTGGCGGGCAGTTGGGGCGAGGACGGCTGGAACGTGCGCTACCCGCAGCTCGACTTCTTCGATGCCAAGGGCGTCGTCGAGAGCCTGCTTGCGGCCATGCGCGTCGAGAAGGTGCGCTTCAAGGCCGCTGACGCCCAGACGCACGCCTTTGCGCAGCCCGGCCGCGTCGCCGAGGTGCTCGCGGGCGGCGCCACGCTGGGCTGGGTCGGCGAGCTGCACCCCGCCATGCTGAAGGACTGGGACGTCGAGGCCCCCGTTGCGGCGTTCGAGCTCGACCTCGAGGCGCTGCTCAAGGCCTCCCACGACGAGCTGCCCTATCAGGACGTGCCGACACTGCCGGCCGTCGAGATGGACCTTGCGCTCATCGTGGACGAGGACGTGACGTGCGAGCGCCTGCTGCAGGTCATCGGTAGCGCCGGTGGCAAGCAGCTCGCCGACGCCCGCCTGTTCGACGTCTACCGCGACCCGAAGCACGTGGGCGTGGGCAAGAAGTCCATGGCGTTCGCGCTGCAGTACCGCGCTGACGACCACACGCTGACGTCTCAGGAGGCCGAGGAGCTGCACGGCCGCCTCGTGACGAAGGTCTGCCGCGCCACCGGTGCGCAGGTGAGAGGGGAGTAA
- the pheS gene encoding phenylalanine--tRNA ligase subunit alpha: MSILDDLRGIRERALASIAAAADTRALEEVRVAVAGKKGELTSVLRGMGQLSADERPVVGKLANEVRAAVEEALASRKQDLSASELEAKMAADAVDVTLPGRAHPLGHQHLINAIRQEMEDFFCGIGYTIADGPRIETEYYNFTGLNTPADHPSRSARDTFYVVDESQGADGKATTGVIGESNVLLRTQTSGVQVHTMESQKPPIYMICPGEVFRPDAPDPCHLPQFHQVEGLVVDRGITFGDLKGTLDAFVRAMFGPDRQTRYRPHFFPFTEPSCEVDVSCGVCHGEGCRFCKNTGWLEILGCGMVDPNVLSMSGIDPEEYSAFAFGIGIERVACLRYDLPDLRMLVEGDMRFLKQF, translated from the coding sequence ATGTCGATTCTCGATGACCTGCGCGGCATTCGCGAGCGCGCCCTCGCCTCCATCGCGGCGGCGGCGGACACGCGAGCCCTCGAAGAGGTGCGCGTCGCCGTGGCCGGCAAGAAGGGCGAGCTCACGTCCGTGCTGCGCGGCATGGGCCAGCTGAGCGCTGACGAGCGCCCCGTCGTGGGCAAGCTCGCCAACGAGGTGCGCGCCGCCGTCGAGGAGGCGCTGGCCTCCCGCAAGCAGGACCTGTCCGCCTCCGAGCTTGAGGCCAAGATGGCTGCCGACGCCGTCGATGTCACGCTGCCGGGCCGCGCCCACCCGCTGGGCCACCAGCACCTCATCAACGCCATCCGCCAGGAGATGGAAGACTTCTTCTGCGGCATCGGCTACACGATCGCCGACGGTCCCCGCATCGAGACGGAGTACTACAACTTCACGGGCCTCAACACGCCGGCTGACCACCCGAGCCGCTCCGCGCGCGACACGTTCTATGTCGTCGACGAGTCCCAGGGCGCTGACGGCAAGGCCACGACGGGCGTTATCGGCGAGTCCAACGTGCTGCTGCGCACGCAGACCTCCGGCGTCCAGGTTCACACGATGGAGTCGCAGAAGCCGCCTATCTACATGATCTGCCCGGGCGAGGTGTTCCGCCCCGACGCGCCTGATCCCTGCCACCTGCCGCAGTTCCACCAGGTCGAGGGCCTCGTCGTCGACCGTGGCATCACGTTCGGCGACCTGAAGGGTACGCTTGACGCCTTCGTGCGCGCCATGTTCGGGCCCGATCGCCAGACGCGCTACCGCCCGCACTTCTTCCCGTTCACGGAGCCGAGCTGCGAGGTCGACGTCTCGTGTGGCGTGTGCCACGGCGAGGGCTGCCGCTTCTGCAAGAACACAGGCTGGCTTGAGATTCTCGGCTGTGGCATGGTCGACCCCAACGTGCTGTCTATGAGCGGCATCGACCCCGAAGAATACTCGGCGTTCGCGTTCGGCATCGGCATCGAGCGCGTCGCCTGCCTGCGCTACGACCTGCCCGACCTGCGCATGCTGGTAGAGGGTGACATGCGCTTCCTGAAGCAGTTCTAA